In a genomic window of Oreochromis aureus strain Israel breed Guangdong linkage group 13, ZZ_aureus, whole genome shotgun sequence:
- the LOC116335146 gene encoding canalicular multispecific organic anion transporter 1-like — protein sequence MCAAALEEYCGSIFWNVSYLKRPDPDLPLCVEQTVLVWIPLCFLWLCAPWHLLALCQRTKVNTKQLSKLYICKQLVVSLLFLTAIAHLGVTLGEDFGPNSDQSSKNAGVYYANPVLFAVTWILILLCHEGLRREGAIDSASLFLFWLLLVVCDVFPFQTLLREALRLGEVRDVPRFSLFYISFGLELIALVLSTVADIPPEAKDLIKKNPEAGAPFLSRITFNWLNSMVLKGYKQPLVQEDMWDLNESDSTAFINERFQHFMKPELDAARVRFQNKMKKKSAKTRDSAQEDPQQSGLSSGLGKGVSQDVLMMEERGKTEDEKKKKDNKEEENYPSSWLITTIYKTFKRILIESVCFKLLQDVLTFVSPQLLKLMISFTQDKSRYAWEGYLYAVLLMVVALLQSLTLQQYFQRCHVLGMKVRTALMAAVYKKALVVSNDTRKESTVGEMVNLMSADAQRFNDVTTFIHLLWSCPLQIIISIVFLWLELGPSVLAGLGVMVLLIPTNALLAAKARKLQIENMKFKDKRMKIMNEILNGIKILKLYAWEPSFQKQVEDIRGEELKVMKKFAYLTSVSTFIFSSAPALVSLAMFAVFVSVSKDNVLTAEKAFTSISLFNILRSPLAMLPMLIASIVQTAVSKKRLEKFLAGEDIDSDIVHQDPSFNTAVSVCDGSFAWEKDAKPLLKNVNLDIEPGRLVAVVGAVGSGKSSLMSALLGEMHSTKGFINIRGSLAFVPQQAWIQNATLKDNILFGSPHEEENFKKVIQACALAPDLELLPGGDVTEIGEKGINLSGGQKQRVSLARAVYSQADIYLLDDPLSAVDSNVGKHLFENVIGPNGILKNKTRILVTHGISFLPYVDEIVVLENGVISEVGSYENLRASGGAFSKFLDTYAKEQSNQGNSETGEGQDAEDFELIPDGDDAQPDGASEDTVSLTLERENSIRRSQRNGSVRLRRNTSIKKSANADEPQKGQKLIEKETMETGQVKLAVFLQYLRAMGWGYSAMVFLSYFTQNVALIGQNLWLSDWTSDSVEYYNMTYPSWKRDTRVGVFGALGVAQALFVLLGTLLLANAYIDAARILHSRLLNNILRVPMVFFDTTPIGRVINRFAKDIFTIDEAIPTNLCACLLCLLDLLGRIFVICLATPFFAIVIIPLALIYFFVQRFYIATSRQLRRLDSVSRSQIYSHFGETVSGLSVIRAYKHQDRFLKHNEVTIDENLKSIYLRIVSDRWLAMRLEFVGNLVVVFAALFAVISRDSIDSNVVGLSVSYALSVTQTLNWLVRMTSELETNIVAVERVNEYTQLKNEGNWVTDTRPPQMWPEAGRVQFENYKVRYRPELDLVLHGITCDIDSTEKIGIVGRTGAGKSSLTNCLFRIIEAAEGCILIDDVDIATIGLHDLRNRLTIIPQDPVLFSGSLRMNLDPFDKFSDEEIWRVLELSHLKSYVSGLQEGLQHEVAEGGENLSVGQRQLLCLARALLRKSRILILDEATAAVDLETDNLIQNTIRKEFSDCTVLTIAHRLHSIMDSSRVMVLDAGRIVEFDSLNNLLEKEGHFYTMAKDAGITLESSTHL from the exons CTTGTGGTGTCTCTGTTGTTCCTGACGGCCATAGCACACCTGGGAGTCACACTAGGAGAAGATTTTGGTCCAAACAGTGACCAATCTTCAAAAAATGCTGGTGTATACTACGCAAATCCGGTTTTATTTGCAGTCACATGG ATCCTTATCCTGCTCTGCCATGAAGGATTACGACGGGAAGGAGCAATAGACTCTgcctctcttttcctcttctggTTACTCCTTGTAGTGTGTGACGTCTTTCCTTTCCAGACCCTCCTACGAGAGGCTCTCAGACTG GGCGAGGTCCGTGATGTCCCACGTTTCAGCCTTTTCTACATTTCTTTTGGGCTTGAACTGATTGCACTAGTTCTTTCTACTGTGGCTGATATCCCCCCAGAAGCTAAAGACCTTATAAAAAAG AATCCTGAAGCAGGTGCACCATTTTTGAGCAGAATCACGTTCAACTGGTTAAACAG tatGGTTTTAAAAGGCTACAAACAACCTCTGGTTCAGGAGGACATGTGGGATCTGAATGAGAGTGATAGCACTGCTTTCATCAATGAGCGTTTCCAGCATTTCATGAAGCCTGAGTTGGATGCAGCTAGGGTCCGCTTCCAGAACAAGATGAAAAAGAAATCAGCTAAAACCAGAGACAGTGCCCAGGAAGACCCACAGCAAAGTGGCCTTTCCAGTGGTCTGGGGAAAGGTGTGAGTCAGGATGTACTAATGATG GAGGAAAGGGGGAAGACAgaagatgaaaagaagaaaaaggacaaTAAGGAGGAAGAGAACTATCCCAGTTCATGGCTGATTACCACCATTTATAAGACCTTTAAAAGGATTCTGATTGAATCTGTCTGCTTCAAACTTCTGCAGGATGTGTTAACATTTGTCAGTCCTCAGCTTCTTAA aTTGATGATCTCGTTCACTCAGGACAAATCCAGATATGCCTGGGAGGGCTATTTGTATGCAGTGTTGCTGATGGTGGTGGCTCTGCTACAGTCTCTGACCCTACAGCAGTATTTCCAGCGCTGCCATGTGCTGGGGATGAAGGTTCGCACTGCACTTATGGCTGCTGTGTATAAAAAG GCATTAGTGGTGTCCAATGATACTCGTAAGGAGTCAACAGTAGGGGAAATGGTGAACCTGATGTCAGCAGATGCCCAGCGCTTCAATGATGTGACCACCTTTATCCACCTGCTGTGGTCCTGCCCTCTGCAGATCATCATATCCATTGTTTTCCTGTGGCTGGAGTTAGGACCTTCTGTGTTGGCAGGACTGGGAGTCATGGTGTTACTAATTCCAACCAATGCACTGCTAGCAGCCAAGGCCAGAAAACTACAG ATAGAGAACATGAAGTTTAAAGATAAGAGAATGAAAATCATGAATGAAATTCTAAATGGGATCAAG ATTCTGAAGCTGTATGCTTGGGAGCCATCCTTCCAGAAGCAGGTGGAAGACATTAGAGGGGAAGAACTAAAAGTCATGAAGAAGTTTGCCTACCTGACATCCGTCTCTACCTTTatcttcagctctgctccaGCTCTG GTTTCTCTGGCCATGTTTGCAGTATTTGTTAGTGTGAGCAAGGATAATGTGTTAACTGCTGAGAAAGCTTTTACTTCCATCTCTCTCTTCAACATCCTCCGATCTCCTCTTGCCATGCTGCCCATGCTCATTGCTTCCATTGTGCAA ACAGCAGTGTCTAAGAAGCGCCTGGAGAAGTTTCTGGCAGGGGAAGACATCGACAGTGACATTGTGCACCAAGACCCCAGTTTCA ACACTGCTGTGAGTGTATGTGATGGTTCCTTTGCTTGGGAAAAAGATGCAAAGCCTCTCCTGAAGAA TGTGAATTTGGACATTGAGCCTGGTCGGTTGGTTGCCGTAGTGGGAGCTGTTGGGTCAGGAAAGTCGTCTCTTATGTCAGCCCTCCTTGGAGAGATGCACAGTACCAAAGGTTTTATCAACATTAGG GGTTCTCTTGCTTTTGTACCACAGCAAGCCTGGATCCAAAATGCTACTTTGAAGGATAATATCTTGTTTGGATCTCCACATGAAGAAGAGaacttcaaaaaagtaatacAGGCCTGTGCTCTTGCCCCAGACCTTGAGCTGCTGCCTGGAGGAGACGTCACTGAGATTGGAGAGAAA GGTATCAATCTCTCAGGGGGTCAAAAGCAGCGTGTGAGCTTAGCCAGAGCAGTCTACAGTCAGGCTGATATTTATCTATTAGATGACCCTTTGTCTGCCGTCGACTCCAATGTAGGAAAGCATctgtttgaaaatgtaattggacCCAATGGAATACTTAAAAACAAG ACTCGTATCCTGGTGACTCATGGCATAAGCTTCCTGCCTTACGTGGATGAAATAGTGGTTTTGGAGAATGGAGTCATTTCTGAAGTTGGATCCTATGAAAACCTTCGTGCCAGTGGAGGAGCTTTTTCTAAGTTTCTCGACACATATGCCAAAGAGCAGAGCAACCAGGGAAATTCAGAAACAG GAGAGGGCCAGGATGCAGAAGACTTTGAGCTCATCCCAGATGGAGACGATGCCCAACCTGACGGTGCTTCGGAGGACACTGTTTCTCTTACACTGGAGCGAGAAAACAGCATCCGCCGCAGCCAGCGCAATGGCAG TGTCAGATTAAGAAGAAATACTTCCATTAAAAAATCTGCAAATGCTGATGAGCCACAGAAAGGCCAGAAGCTTATAGAGAAGGAAACTATGGAAACAGGACAG GTGAAGCTTGCAGTGTTCCTGCAGTACCTGCGAGCCATGGGCTGGGGATATTCTGCCATGGTTTTCCTCAGTTACTTCACCCAGAATGTTGCTTTGATTGGTCAAAATCTGTGGTTGAGTGACTGGACCAGTGATTCTGTGGAGTACTACAACATGACATACCCTTCCTGGAAGAGGGACACAAGGGTTGGAGTGTTCGGAGCTCTTGGAGTGGCTCAGG cTCTCTTTGTGCTCCTCGGCACACTGCTCCTAGCCAATGCTTACATTGATGCAGCTCGTATCCTGCATTCACGACTTCTTAACAACATCCTGCGAGTTCCTATGGTTTTCTTTGACACCACACCTATTGGAAGAGTGATCAACCGCTTTGCAAAA GACATTTTTACCATAGATGAGGCCATTCCCACTAACCTGTGCGCCTGCCTTCTGTGTCTGCTGGATCTACTGGGAAGAATATTTGTAATCTGCCTGGCAACTCCTTTCTTTGCCATAGTTATCATTCCTCTGGCCCTGATCTACTTCTTCGTACAG CGTTTTTATATTGCCACTTCAAGACAGCTGCGCCGGCTGGACTCGGTGTCTCGCTCACAAATATACTCTCACTTTGGTGAGACGGTGTCCGGCCTGTCAGTGATAAGAGCCTACAAGCATCAAGACAGGTTTCTTAAACACAATGAAGTAACTATAGATGAAAACCTCAAAAGTATCTACCTGCGGATCGTGTCTGACAG ATGGCTGGCCATGCGTCTGGAGTTTGTTGGAAACCTGGTGGTGGTTTTTGCTGCTCTGTTTGCTGTCATTTCCAGAGATTCTATTGACAGCAATGTGGTTGGCCTATCTGTATCATATGCCCTTAGT GTAACCCAGACCCTCAACTGGCTGGTGAGGATGACCTCAGAGTTGGAGACCAATATTGtagctgtggagagagtgaacGAATACACTCAGCTTAAGAACGAG GGTAACTGGGTAACTGACACTCGACCACCACAGATGTGGCCAGAGGCAGGAAGAGTGCAATTTGAGAACTACAAAGTGCGTTACAGACCTGAATTGGATTTAGTGCTGCATGGAATCACTTGTGACATTGACAGCACtgagaag ATCGGTATTGTTGGTCGCACAGGAGCTGGGAAATCAAGTCTTACCAACTGCCTGTTTAGAattattgaagctgctgaaggTTGCATCCTCATTGATGATGTAGATATCGCTACAATAGGCCTGCATGACCTGAGAAACAGACTCACGATTATACCACAG GATCCTGTTTTGTTCTCGGGGTCACTGAGGATGAACCTGGATCCATTTGACAAGTTCAGTGATGAGGAGATTTGGAGAGTGCTGGAGCTCTCTCATCTAAAGAGCTATGTATCAGGACTGCAGGAAGGATTACAGCATGAAGTGGCAGAGGGGGGAGAAAACCTCAG TGTTGGGCAGAGGCAGCTGCTGTGTCTGGCTCGAGCACTCCTGAGAAAGTCACGTATCTTAATTCTGGATGAAGCCACGGCAGCTGTTGACCTGGAGACAGACAACCTGATTCAGAACACCATCCGCAAAGAGTTCTCAGACTGCACAGTCCTTACCATCGCCCACCGCCTGCACAGTATCATGGACAGCTCTAG GGTAATGGTGCTTGATGCTGGAAGAATAGTGGAATTTGATTCGCTGAACAACTTGCTTGAAAAAGAAGGTCATTTCTACACCATGGCAAAGGACGCTGGGATAACACTAGAAAGCAGCACGCATTTATAA